The proteins below come from a single uncultured Dethiosulfovibrio sp. genomic window:
- a CDS encoding YjiH family protein → MSKQNVSSIGVTRFLGYSAFGLFMFFFPLTIGGNSTIPVDHIISAIRNHAPGGAAIYAILVMIAGAVSPFIRKTWNKSNMDVFFSMAKVAGAIIGLMLYFNVGPEWLMAKDMGPFLFSKLAIPVGLVIPIGSVFLAFLVGFGLLEFTGVLMTPIMRPVFKTPGRSAIDAVASFVGSYSVGLIITNNVYRQGKYSVREATIIATGFSTVSATFMLIVAKTLGLMDHWGTFFWVTMVVTFAVTAITTRLWPLRSIPDDYFTGKAPEEHTGEGSLFSRAWSEGMETAAEAPSITGLVLSNLKEGLNMAMVVIPSITSIGLLGLVVAKYTPVFDIAGYAFYPFFKLFGLPEAALAGKAAAVSLAEMFLPAILIAKAEVSMVLKFVIAVLCVSEILFFSAIIPCIMGTDIPIKMRDILVIWFERVVLTILIATPIAMALF, encoded by the coding sequence ATGTCCAAACAGAACGTCTCATCAATAGGAGTAACCCGATTTCTGGGCTACAGCGCATTCGGCTTGTTTATGTTTTTCTTTCCTCTGACCATAGGGGGCAACTCGACCATCCCTGTGGACCACATCATATCGGCGATAAGGAACCACGCACCAGGTGGGGCGGCTATCTACGCCATACTGGTCATGATAGCCGGGGCCGTGTCCCCTTTCATCAGGAAGACCTGGAATAAGTCTAACATGGACGTATTTTTCTCCATGGCTAAGGTAGCGGGAGCCATAATAGGTCTCATGCTCTATTTCAACGTAGGTCCTGAGTGGTTGATGGCAAAGGACATGGGGCCGTTCCTCTTTTCAAAACTCGCAATCCCCGTCGGTTTAGTCATCCCGATAGGATCGGTGTTCCTGGCCTTCTTGGTTGGCTTCGGCCTACTTGAGTTCACCGGGGTCCTCATGACTCCCATCATGAGACCGGTCTTCAAGACCCCGGGTCGATCCGCCATCGACGCTGTTGCATCCTTCGTAGGAAGCTATTCTGTGGGGCTTATCATCACCAACAACGTCTACCGCCAGGGAAAATACTCGGTCAGGGAAGCGACTATAATAGCCACAGGATTCTCCACCGTCTCCGCTACCTTCATGCTCATAGTGGCGAAGACACTGGGGCTTATGGATCACTGGGGAACCTTCTTCTGGGTAACCATGGTGGTGACCTTCGCTGTGACCGCCATAACCACCAGGCTGTGGCCCCTTAGGTCTATACCGGACGACTACTTCACCGGCAAAGCCCCGGAGGAGCATACCGGCGAGGGCTCGCTATTTTCCAGAGCGTGGAGTGAGGGAATGGAAACTGCCGCAGAGGCACCTTCCATAACAGGCCTGGTCCTCAGCAACCTCAAAGAGGGCTTGAACATGGCCATGGTCGTTATCCCGTCCATAACCTCCATAGGTCTGCTGGGGCTGGTGGTGGCAAAATACACCCCGGTGTTCGACATAGCTGGGTACGCCTTCTATCCCTTCTTCAAACTCTTCGGCCTTCCCGAGGCTGCCCTTGCGGGAAAGGCGGCGGCGGTATCTCTGGCTGAGATGTTCCTCCCAGCCATCCTCATAGCCAAGGCTGAGGTATCCATGGTCCTCAAGTTTGTTATAGCGGTGCTCTGCGTATCGGAGATACTGTTCTTCTCCGCCATAATACCCTGCATAATGGGCACCGACATCCCCATAAAGATGAGGGATATACTGGTCATATGGTTTGAGAGAGTCGTCCTAACCATCCTCATCGCCACGCCTATAGCGATGGCGTTGTTCTAA
- a CDS encoding urocanate hydratase — translation MEYNATVDKAMSIKLGSELPSAKDFGKGIRRAPDRGWNLNQKETELALKNALRYVPEELHETLAPEFMEELRTMGRIYAYRYRPEGRIYGKPIDEYKGKCVAGKAFQVMIDNNLDFEIALYPYELVTYGETGQVCQNWLQYQLIKRYLEELTDDTTLVIESGHPLGLFKSKPDAPRVIITNGLLVGIFDNQSEWHRGMQLGVTNYGQMTAGGWMYIGPQGIVHGTFNTVLNAARQRLGIGPKDNLAGILFVSSGLGGMSGAQPKAIEIAGGVGIVAEVDSSRIETRHSQGWVSRIAETCEDAFAMAKEAMDKKEPLSIAYHGNIVDLLEYAADKGIDIPLLSDQTSCHAPYDGGYCPADMTFDERTAMLKNDPDEFRRRVDETLRRHYEVVKRLVEKGTYFFDYGNSFMRAIFDAGVKEICKNGEDTHDGFVWPSYVEDIMGPVLFDYGYGPFRWCCLSGNPEDLRKTDKAAMDCIDPNRRAQDYDNWIWIRDAEKNGLVVGTQCRILYQDAEGRTKIALKFNEMIRNGEIGPVMLGRDHHDVSGTDSPYRETSSVKDGSNICADMATQCFAGNAARGMSLCALHNGGGVGIGKVINGGFGMVLDGSERADEIVKSAMMWDVLGGVARRAWARCDHAVEVSGEVNGKYPSDYHITLPYVPKEDLVSSVVEKAWKEKNGGGCCCGCNCK, via the coding sequence ATGGAATATAACGCAACGGTAGATAAGGCCATGAGCATAAAGCTCGGTTCCGAGCTTCCTTCCGCTAAAGACTTCGGAAAAGGGATCCGCAGGGCTCCCGACAGAGGCTGGAACCTGAACCAGAAGGAAACCGAGCTGGCTCTCAAAAACGCCCTTCGCTACGTCCCTGAGGAACTTCACGAGACCTTGGCTCCTGAGTTCATGGAGGAGCTTCGCACCATGGGCAGGATCTACGCCTATCGTTATCGCCCTGAAGGACGTATCTACGGCAAGCCAATCGACGAGTACAAGGGAAAGTGCGTCGCAGGAAAGGCCTTCCAGGTAATGATAGACAACAACCTGGACTTCGAGATCGCCCTCTATCCCTACGAGCTGGTAACCTACGGCGAGACAGGCCAGGTATGCCAGAACTGGCTTCAGTACCAGCTGATAAAGAGGTATCTTGAAGAGCTTACCGACGACACCACATTAGTGATAGAGAGTGGGCACCCCCTTGGACTCTTCAAATCCAAGCCCGACGCACCTAGGGTCATCATCACCAACGGCCTGCTTGTGGGCATATTCGACAACCAATCAGAATGGCATAGAGGAATGCAGCTTGGAGTCACAAACTACGGCCAGATGACCGCCGGTGGCTGGATGTACATCGGGCCTCAGGGCATCGTCCACGGCACCTTTAACACGGTGCTTAACGCCGCCCGTCAGAGGCTGGGAATCGGCCCCAAGGACAACCTTGCCGGTATCCTCTTCGTATCCTCCGGCCTTGGGGGCATGAGCGGAGCTCAGCCAAAGGCCATAGAGATAGCCGGTGGGGTGGGCATAGTGGCCGAGGTCGACTCCTCTCGTATAGAGACCCGCCACAGCCAGGGATGGGTGAGCAGGATCGCCGAGACCTGCGAGGACGCCTTCGCCATGGCGAAAGAGGCGATGGACAAGAAAGAGCCTCTCTCAATAGCCTACCACGGCAACATAGTTGACCTGTTGGAGTACGCCGCTGATAAGGGCATAGACATTCCCCTTCTGTCCGACCAGACCTCCTGCCACGCTCCCTACGACGGAGGTTACTGCCCTGCGGACATGACCTTCGACGAGAGAACCGCCATGCTCAAAAACGACCCCGATGAGTTTCGTCGCAGGGTCGACGAGACCCTCAGGAGGCATTACGAGGTAGTGAAAAGGCTCGTCGAGAAGGGAACCTACTTCTTCGACTACGGCAACTCCTTCATGAGAGCCATCTTCGACGCTGGCGTCAAGGAAATCTGCAAAAACGGCGAAGACACCCACGACGGATTCGTATGGCCCTCCTACGTGGAGGACATCATGGGACCGGTCCTGTTCGACTACGGCTACGGCCCATTCCGTTGGTGCTGCCTGAGCGGCAACCCTGAGGACCTCAGGAAGACCGACAAGGCCGCAATGGACTGTATCGATCCCAACCGTCGTGCCCAGGACTACGACAACTGGATCTGGATCAGGGACGCCGAGAAAAACGGCCTAGTGGTCGGAACCCAGTGCCGTATCCTCTACCAGGATGCCGAGGGTCGTACCAAGATAGCCCTTAAGTTCAACGAGATGATCCGCAACGGCGAGATCGGCCCTGTGATGCTCGGAAGGGACCACCACGACGTATCTGGAACCGACTCGCCTTACCGTGAGACCTCCAGCGTCAAGGACGGAAGCAACATCTGCGCCGACATGGCAACCCAGTGCTTCGCCGGAAACGCCGCCAGGGGCATGAGCCTCTGCGCCCTTCACAACGGTGGAGGGGTGGGAATAGGCAAAGTCATCAACGGCGGCTTCGGGATGGTCCTGGACGGTTCGGAGAGAGCCGACGAGATCGTCAAGTCCGCCATGATGTGGGACGTCCTCGGAGGGGTCGCCAGGAGAGCCTGGGCCCGTTGTGACCACGCCGTCGAGGTCAGCGGCGAGGTAAACGGCAAATACCCCAGCGACTATCACATCACCCTTCCCTACGTGCCCAAGGAGGACCTGGTGAGCTCGGTCGTCGAAAAGGCCTGGAAAGAGAAAAACGGCGGCGGATGCTGCTGTGGTTGCAACTGCAAGTAA